The following are encoded together in the Halopseudomonas salegens genome:
- a CDS encoding DUF4149 domain-containing protein has protein sequence MSTPAAMPGLRGGRIAWQLSQTLWVGGAWVLHFVLMPALQQYGLAPRLQQDLAEYLYPLMTGFAAVCIALQLALVAWLLRRRFWSDLRAQLLLLAAVACAAFFVLRGLGEVDYLSGLAYLVMAFAGLVLLLQRRPDEE, from the coding sequence GTGAGTACGCCTGCGGCCATGCCGGGTTTGCGCGGCGGCCGCATTGCCTGGCAATTGAGTCAGACCCTGTGGGTAGGGGGTGCCTGGGTATTGCACTTTGTGCTCATGCCGGCCTTGCAGCAATACGGTCTGGCGCCTCGATTGCAGCAGGATCTGGCGGAATACCTGTATCCACTGATGACCGGATTTGCAGCCGTGTGCATCGCGCTGCAGTTGGCTCTGGTTGCCTGGTTGTTGCGCCGGCGCTTCTGGTCTGACCTGCGCGCGCAATTGTTGTTGCTGGCGGCCGTCGCCTGCGCCGCATTTTTCGTTCTGCGCGGACTGGGCGAGGTAGACTACTTGAGTGGCCTGGCGTATCTGGTCATGGCCTTTGCCGGGCTGGTGCTGCTGTTGCAGCGCCGCCCGGACGAAGAGTGA
- the yhbY gene encoding ribosome assembly RNA-binding protein YhbY: MALSSAQKKDLKRIAHHLKPVVLVSEQGASEGVIAELQRALNDHELIKIRINVSDREAKQALIAELCKQTGAELVQVIGKMAVLLKRNPEPNRNLSNLLRYKEL; the protein is encoded by the coding sequence ATGGCGCTCAGCTCGGCACAGAAAAAAGATCTCAAACGCATCGCCCATCATCTCAAACCGGTGGTACTGGTCAGTGAACAGGGCGCCAGTGAAGGCGTTATCGCCGAACTGCAACGTGCACTCAACGACCATGAACTGATCAAGATTCGCATCAACGTCAGCGACCGTGAAGCCAAACAGGCGTTGATCGCCGAGCTGTGCAAACAGACCGGCGCTGAACTGGTTCAGGTGATCGGGAAAATGGCGGTACTGCTCAAACGCAACCCCGAGCCGAACCGCAACCTGTCCAACCTGTTGCGTTACAAAGAGCTCTGA
- the ftsH gene encoding ATP-dependent zinc metalloprotease FtsH, whose protein sequence is MAKNLILWLIIAAVLVTVMNNFSSSPEPRTVNYTEFLELVRDRQVERVTVDGHTIVGQRRDGGEFRTIRPAIQDAGLIGDLLDNDVVVEGKQPEQQSIWTQLLIASFPILIIIAIFLFFMRQMQGGGGGRGGPMSFGKSKAKMLAEDQVKTRLADVAGCDEAKEEVGELVDFLRDPGKFQRLGGHIPRGVLMVGQPGTGKTLLAKAIAGEARVPFFTISGSDFVEMFVGVGASRVRDMFEQAKKHAPCIIFIDEIDAVGRHRGAGMGGGHDEREQTLNQLLVEMDGFEANDGIIVVAATNRPDVLDPALLRPGRFDRQVVVGLPDIRGREQILKVHMRKVPMGDDVKPAVIARGTPGFSGADLANLVNEASLFAARANKRLVDMKEFELAKDKIMMGAERKSMVMSEKEKLNTAYHESGHAIVGRLVPDHDPVYKVSIIPRGRALGVTMFLPEEDRYSLSKRALESQICSLFGGRIAEEMTLGFDGVTTGASNDIQRATQLAKNMVTKWGLSEKMGPLQYAEEEGEVFLGRSSGSSQSSFSGETAKMIDQEVRRIIDECYGTAKRLLDENRDKLELMAQALMKYETIDTEQIDEIMSGKAPKPPKDWSDDKPSGPSAAAGDAGEDDAEEDRSRDRNDPIGGPAGEH, encoded by the coding sequence ATGGCGAAAAACCTGATTCTGTGGTTGATCATTGCCGCGGTGCTGGTCACGGTAATGAACAACTTCAGCAGCAGCCCCGAGCCGCGCACAGTGAACTATACCGAGTTTCTTGAATTGGTCAGGGATCGCCAGGTCGAGCGTGTAACCGTGGATGGGCATACCATTGTTGGCCAGCGTCGGGATGGCGGTGAATTCCGCACCATTCGTCCGGCGATTCAGGATGCCGGCCTGATCGGCGATTTGCTGGACAACGACGTTGTGGTTGAGGGCAAACAGCCTGAACAACAGAGCATCTGGACGCAGCTGCTGATTGCCAGCTTCCCGATTCTGATCATTATTGCGATTTTCCTGTTCTTCATGCGCCAGATGCAGGGCGGCGGCGGTGGTCGTGGTGGCCCGATGAGCTTCGGCAAAAGCAAAGCCAAAATGCTGGCAGAGGATCAGGTGAAAACGCGGCTGGCCGACGTTGCCGGCTGTGATGAAGCCAAGGAAGAAGTGGGTGAGCTGGTCGACTTCCTGCGCGATCCAGGCAAGTTTCAGCGCCTGGGTGGTCATATTCCCCGTGGCGTATTGATGGTGGGTCAGCCGGGTACCGGTAAAACCTTGCTCGCCAAGGCGATTGCCGGCGAAGCGCGGGTCCCCTTCTTCACTATTTCCGGCTCGGATTTCGTGGAAATGTTCGTGGGTGTCGGTGCCAGCCGCGTGCGCGACATGTTCGAGCAGGCCAAGAAGCATGCCCCCTGCATTATTTTCATCGACGAAATCGATGCTGTTGGTCGTCACCGGGGTGCCGGTATGGGCGGCGGGCATGACGAGCGTGAACAGACGCTGAACCAGTTGCTGGTTGAAATGGACGGTTTTGAGGCCAACGACGGCATTATCGTGGTCGCTGCGACCAACCGCCCGGATGTGCTGGATCCAGCATTGCTGCGTCCAGGTCGCTTTGACCGCCAGGTGGTTGTCGGGCTGCCGGATATTCGTGGTCGTGAGCAGATTCTGAAGGTTCACATGCGCAAGGTGCCGATGGGTGATGACGTCAAGCCTGCGGTGATTGCTCGCGGCACGCCCGGGTTCTCCGGTGCCGATCTGGCCAACCTGGTCAATGAAGCCTCTCTGTTTGCCGCTCGTGCCAACAAGCGGTTGGTCGATATGAAGGAATTCGAGCTGGCCAAGGACAAGATCATGATGGGCGCCGAGCGCAAATCCATGGTCATGTCGGAGAAGGAAAAGCTGAATACCGCCTATCACGAGTCAGGCCATGCGATTGTCGGCCGCCTGGTGCCTGATCACGATCCGGTCTACAAGGTATCGATCATTCCCCGTGGCCGGGCCCTGGGTGTGACCATGTTCCTGCCTGAAGAAGATCGTTACAGCCTGTCCAAGCGGGCGTTGGAAAGCCAGATCTGCTCACTGTTCGGTGGTCGTATTGCCGAAGAAATGACCCTGGGCTTTGATGGTGTGACTACCGGCGCTTCCAACGATATCCAGCGCGCTACCCAGTTGGCCAAGAACATGGTGACCAAGTGGGGTCTGTCGGAAAAAATGGGGCCGCTGCAATATGCCGAAGAAGAGGGTGAAGTCTTCCTCGGCCGCAGCTCCGGTAGCAGTCAGAGCAGTTTCTCCGGTGAAACCGCCAAGATGATTGACCAGGAAGTTCGTCGCATCATTGATGAATGTTACGGTACGGCCAAGCGTTTGCTGGATGAAAACCGTGACAAGCTGGAGTTGATGGCTCAGGCATTGATGAAGTACGAAACCATTGATACCGAACAGATTGACGAGATCATGTCGGGCAAGGCCCCCAAACCGCCGAAAGACTGGTCAGACGACAAGCCTTCCGGTCCGTCGGCTGCCGCTGGTGATGCGGGCGAGGATGATGCCGAAGAAGACCGCAGCCGAGATCGCAATGATCCTATCGGCGGCCCGGCCGGGGAACACTGA
- the folP gene encoding dihydropteroate synthase, protein MADAVRARWLPCGSQRLDLSTTQVMGVLNVTPDSFSDGGHFSKLDAALYRCEQMLDEGATLIDVGGESTRPGAEPVSATEELDRVVPVVAALRERFDVVVSMDTSTPEVMRAGAAAGAGVINDVRALRRSGALAAAAETGLAVCLMHMQGEPGSMQAAPHYEDLLAEVSAFLGERVAAARAAGVSEEALVIDPGFGFGKTLEHNLQLFARMSEVAPLQRPLLVGVSRKSMIGNALQRPLEQRLAGGLALASLAVTLGARIIRTHDVAATLDAVRMTEAVLASRG, encoded by the coding sequence ATGGCTGATGCAGTACGTGCTCGCTGGCTGCCGTGTGGCAGTCAGCGGCTAGATCTTTCTACCACCCAGGTCATGGGTGTTCTCAATGTCACGCCAGACTCGTTTTCCGATGGCGGCCACTTCAGCAAGCTTGATGCGGCTTTGTATCGCTGTGAGCAGATGCTGGATGAAGGTGCCACCTTGATTGATGTGGGTGGCGAGTCTACGCGTCCCGGGGCAGAGCCGGTCAGCGCTACGGAAGAGCTGGATCGGGTGGTGCCGGTGGTTGCGGCCCTGCGCGAACGCTTTGATGTGGTGGTATCCATGGATACCAGTACGCCCGAGGTTATGCGTGCCGGCGCTGCCGCAGGCGCCGGAGTCATCAACGATGTGCGCGCTTTGCGTCGTTCTGGCGCTCTGGCTGCCGCTGCCGAGACGGGTCTGGCGGTCTGTCTGATGCATATGCAGGGTGAGCCGGGATCCATGCAGGCAGCTCCGCACTATGAAGATCTGCTGGCTGAGGTCAGTGCTTTTCTTGGTGAGCGGGTGGCAGCTGCCCGCGCAGCCGGCGTGTCGGAAGAGGCGTTGGTGATCGATCCCGGTTTCGGTTTTGGCAAAACCCTTGAGCACAACTTGCAGCTTTTTGCCCGGATGTCCGAGGTGGCACCCTTGCAGCGCCCGCTGCTGGTCGGGGTATCCCGCAAAAGCATGATCGGCAATGCCTTGCAGCGCCCGCTCGAACAGCGTCTGGCTGGCGGGTTGGCGCTGGCCAGCCTGGCGGTCACTCTCGGCGCGCGGATTATCCGCACCCATGATGTGGCAGCCACTCTGGATGCGGTGCGCATGACCGAAGCGGTACTGGCCTCGCGCGGCTGA
- the glmM gene encoding phosphoglucosamine mutase has product MQKKYFGTDGIRGQVGQHPITPEFMLKLGWAVGTAFGGEVDCKVVIGKDTRISGYMFESALEAGLSAAGAEVKLLGPMPTPAIAYLTRTFQADVGIVISASHNPFYDNGIKFFSASGSKLPDEMELEIERLVDGPMSVVDSSLLGKVARIDDASGRYIEFCKSSVPVGTSFRGMKIVLDCAHGATYKVAPSVFAELGADVSVIGATPDGLNINAEVGSTHTQALRTAVLKQGADLGIAFDGDGDRVMMVDSQGNEIDGDQLLYIMAMDLHERDLLRGGVVGTQMSNLGLELALGKQGIELVRARVGDRYVMSELRTRNWILGGESSGHLVCLNKTSTGDGIIAALQVLKALERSGKSLPEALSGMQKCPQTLINVRYQAGTQAPLDDPGLQDAVAAAEQRLADRGRVLLRLSGTEPLIRVMVEGQDAIEVRHEAAALAERVRLLFAE; this is encoded by the coding sequence ATGCAGAAAAAATACTTTGGCACCGACGGTATTCGCGGTCAGGTCGGCCAACACCCGATAACACCCGAATTCATGCTCAAGCTGGGCTGGGCAGTAGGTACTGCCTTCGGTGGTGAAGTCGACTGCAAGGTCGTGATTGGCAAGGATACGCGCATTTCCGGCTACATGTTTGAGTCTGCGCTGGAGGCGGGGTTGTCGGCGGCAGGCGCCGAGGTGAAGTTGCTTGGCCCGATGCCTACTCCGGCGATTGCTTATCTGACGCGTACTTTTCAGGCTGACGTCGGTATCGTTATCAGCGCCTCGCACAATCCCTTTTATGACAACGGCATCAAGTTCTTCTCCGCGTCGGGCAGCAAGTTGCCCGACGAGATGGAGCTGGAAATCGAGCGCCTGGTTGACGGGCCCATGTCCGTGGTCGATTCCTCCCTGCTGGGCAAGGTGGCACGGATAGATGATGCCTCCGGGCGCTATATCGAGTTTTGCAAAAGCAGCGTGCCGGTGGGTACCAGTTTTCGCGGTATGAAAATAGTGCTCGACTGTGCCCATGGTGCGACCTACAAGGTGGCGCCCAGTGTGTTTGCCGAGCTGGGTGCCGATGTCAGTGTGATCGGGGCAACGCCGGATGGGCTGAACATCAATGCCGAGGTTGGCTCGACGCATACACAGGCATTGCGCACCGCAGTCCTCAAGCAGGGTGCCGATCTCGGGATCGCCTTTGATGGTGACGGTGACCGGGTGATGATGGTGGACAGTCAGGGCAACGAGATTGATGGCGATCAGCTGCTCTACATCATGGCCATGGATCTGCACGAGCGTGACCTGTTGCGTGGCGGTGTAGTTGGCACGCAAATGAGCAATCTGGGTCTGGAATTGGCGCTGGGCAAACAGGGTATCGAGCTGGTGCGCGCCAGGGTGGGCGACCGCTACGTCATGAGCGAGTTGCGTACACGGAACTGGATATTGGGTGGTGAGTCCTCTGGGCATCTGGTGTGCCTGAACAAGACGTCGACCGGTGATGGGATTATCGCCGCCTTGCAGGTGCTCAAGGCGCTGGAGCGTAGTGGCAAGAGCCTGCCCGAGGCGCTGTCGGGCATGCAGAAGTGCCCGCAGACGCTGATCAATGTCCGCTACCAGGCCGGCACCCAGGCACCGCTGGATGATCCCGGTTTGCAAGATGCGGTGGCCGCTGCAGAGCAACGCCTGGCTGATCGCGGTCGTGTGTTGTTGCGGTTGTCGGGGACCGAGCCGCTGATCCGCGTCATGGTCGAAGGACAGGATGCGATCGAGGTCAGGCATGAGGCTGCCGCGCTGGCTGAGCGAGTGCGCCTGTTGTTTGCTGAATAA
- the tpiA gene encoding triose-phosphate isomerase → MRRPLVAGNWKMHGTRQSVDRLLDELCREDWPEQVDLMIAPPALYIERCLSALASTPLRLAGQTSAWQAEPGALTGEISPAQLRDAGCEYVLVGHSERRSLFAETDESICRKFAAALACGLRPVLCVGETREQRDAGATAEVVGSQLQAVLDVFGVGGLAQGVIAYEPVWAIGTGLTASPDQAQDVHAMVRARLALLDDEQAQAVQIVYGGSVKADNAEELFAMPDIDGGLVGGASLNAEEFGAIARAAGKAS, encoded by the coding sequence ATGCGCCGTCCGCTGGTAGCAGGTAACTGGAAAATGCACGGTACCCGGCAGTCTGTCGATCGTCTGCTGGACGAGCTCTGTCGGGAGGATTGGCCTGAACAGGTTGACCTGATGATTGCGCCGCCAGCGCTGTATATCGAGCGCTGTCTCTCGGCTCTGGCATCGACACCGTTGCGCCTGGCGGGTCAGACCAGTGCCTGGCAAGCCGAGCCGGGCGCTCTGACCGGCGAGATATCGCCGGCCCAGCTGCGTGATGCAGGTTGTGAATATGTATTGGTAGGCCACTCCGAGCGGCGCAGTCTGTTTGCCGAAACAGATGAGTCGATCTGCCGCAAGTTTGCGGCGGCGCTGGCATGTGGCTTGCGCCCCGTGCTGTGTGTGGGTGAGACGCGCGAGCAGCGTGATGCCGGGGCAACGGCCGAGGTGGTTGGGTCTCAGCTACAAGCCGTGCTGGATGTGTTTGGCGTCGGTGGGTTGGCTCAGGGTGTGATAGCCTACGAACCGGTTTGGGCTATTGGCACCGGCTTGACGGCCAGTCCTGACCAGGCGCAGGACGTACATGCCATGGTTCGCGCTCGTCTGGCCTTGCTGGATGATGAGCAGGCGCAGGCAGTACAGATAGTTTATGGCGGCAGTGTCAAGGCGGATAACGCCGAAGAGCTGTTTGCCATGCCGGATATCGATGGCGGGCTGGTTGGTGGGGCCTCGCTCAATGCAGAAGAATTTGGTGCGATTGCGCGCGCCGCGGGAAAAGCATCATGA
- the secG gene encoding preprotein translocase subunit SecG, with amino-acid sequence MIETVIVIVHLVVAIALVGLVLMQQGKGAETGASFGSGASGTVFGSQGAATFLSRLTAVLAAVFFATSLGLAYYASTQASQIRDGGLPDPVLLTEPQPAISDDVPVLEEQDTEAPATGDVPSVD; translated from the coding sequence ATGATTGAAACCGTTATTGTTATTGTCCACCTGGTCGTCGCCATTGCGTTGGTTGGCCTGGTGTTAATGCAGCAGGGAAAGGGAGCCGAAACCGGTGCATCCTTTGGTTCTGGCGCTTCAGGTACGGTTTTTGGCAGCCAGGGCGCGGCAACCTTTCTAAGTCGCTTGACTGCTGTGCTGGCTGCTGTATTCTTCGCAACCTCGCTGGGTCTGGCTTATTATGCCAGTACGCAGGCAAGTCAGATTCGTGACGGTGGTTTGCCGGATCCGGTGCTGCTGACCGAGCCTCAGCCTGCGATCAGTGATGATGTGCCTGTTCTGGAAGAGCAGGATACGGAAGCTCCGGCTACCGGTGATGTACCCTCGGTTGACTGA